Part of the Aggregatilinea lenta genome, GTCGCTGCCCGTCCAGCCGAACGCGAACGGCACCACGACCCACGCCAGCAGCACCGAAAACACCGACAGCACCGGAGCGATGTTGAACACCCACTTATCTGCGCCGGTTGGAATGATATCTTCCTTGAGCACGATCTTGACCGCGTCCGGCAAAGATTGCAGCACCCCGAACGGGCCGACGCGGTTGGGGCCGAGCCGGTCCTGGAAGCGCCCGGCGATCTTGCGCTCCAACCAGATGCCGAACAGCGTCCACACCAAACCGAACGACGCGACGACAACCACGCCGACCAGCTTGGCGATCAGCACGGCCAGGTCGTGCGAAAACCCAATATCCAACAGGACATCTGTCATGCCGTCATCTCCGGGAGACAGGGGCGCAAACGAAAAGAAGGCCGGTAGACCACGCCGTCTGACCGACCGATTTCGCTAGACCCACTCGAGCGCGCCTTTGCGCCAGGTATAGACCAGTGCGGCGACCAGCAGCAGAATGAAGACCGCCATCTCGAAGACGGCGAACAGCCCTAACTTGCCGAAAGCGAGCGCCCAGGGGAACAGGAATACGACCTCGACGTCGAACAGGACGAAGACCAGCGCGAAGATGTAATACTGCGCGCGGAACTGGACCCAGGTGTTGCCCAGGGTCTCGACGCCGCATTCGTAGGTCGCATTCTTGGCGGAATTTGGGCGCTGCGGAGCCAGGATCTTACCGAGTACGATCGGCGCAGCGGGCAGTGTCCAGGCAATTGCCAAAAAAAGTCCGACAAAAATCCATTCGTTCAAGTTCATAGGACGCTCATCCCCAATGTGGCTGCCGCACGCCTGCGCAAAGCGATGGGACGCTGCTTAGTATAGCAACCGCCCTCATGGTGAGCAACGCTGGCACCCGGTGCAGAAACCGAGGAACAACGAGCCTTATTCTAGCACAGCCCCTTCACACTTTTCAAAACAGATTGAAAGGAGCCAGGAGAGGCCCTCCTACAGGGGGCCAATTGGCAGAGCAATTCGTGATGAATGGCCCCTCTTTGCCAACCAGGAGGCTAAAACCTGGGTCTGTCCAATGCTGCTCACTGCCGCCGTGCCTCGCGTGCGCTCCGGAGCGCACGCAGCCGTGCTCGATGGACAATAAATGTAATCATCATTTATAATAATAGCGGGGACCGAGGCGGAGATGTCCATAGCCGCGCCTGCCGCCCGACACGGCAGACCGGACGAGGATACGCCCATGTCTGCAACAGATCCGCTCCTGCTCCCCCTTCCCCTCGACATTCCCTGGAAGCGTCTGTGCATCAGTCGCGACATGCTCGACACCGCCGTGTGCGATCACAAGTTTCCGCCGCGCTGGAAGTCCTCGATCACGGTGTTCGGCTACGAGCCGCCCGCCGAGCACCAGCCGTTCGACGACACGATCATCTCGTACATCAAGGTGAGCTGCACCATCACCGGTTATAATCCCAGCCAGGAAATCGGGCCGGGTACGTACGACTTCACCTATGACCCGATCACGCAAAAAGCCAAGCTCAAATCGGTCGGCGACTATTACGGCTGCTACGGCGCGATCCTCGAAGTCGCCATCAAGCCCAACGCGCCTGAACCCAATCCGGATCACTACCCGTACTTCATCGACTTCCAGCCGAAAAAACGCGAGCTATACGAGCTGGTCACGCAGACCGGGACCAAGCTGTCGCGCTCGCTGGAAAGCGTGCAGGTCACCAAGAGCGGCACCACTGCCACCGGGTCCGAGGTCGTGGACAACGACACCGGCATCGACTGGGGCACGGTGGGCGGCGTCGGTGGTGGGATCGCGGGTGGCGCGCTGACCGGCGGCTCCCCGATCGGCGTCGCGGTTGGCAGCGCGGTGGGATCGGCGCTGGGCGGGCTTGTCGGCGGCGACGACTCGCCCAAGACGATCAATCAGGCGCAGCAAACCAACGTGCTCACCACCGACAAGTCGAGCGAGAAACGCGAGGAGTTTTCGCACACGACGCAGCTCGCACAGATGTATCACCAGCTCACGGGCTATCACCTGGGCACCAACCGCGCGCTGTTCTTCATGCTACCGCGCCCGCACATCGTACAGGCCGATCCGACCTTCGTCGATGGGCCGCGCGTACTGGAAGGCATCCAGGAGTTTCTGCTGGTCGTCGCCCGGCCCAAGTCCGTGGACGGCCTGTGCATCGACGCCTACCTGGAAACGGCGCACCTCTTTTACGACACGCCCAGTCCACGCATTGAGAACTTCGCGGAAGGGTGGGAAGTGACTGCGGTCCAGTTCACGCCAACCGTGTCGCTCAGCGCGACGTACACGCCGCCCGATGGGTGGGAGTTCGACACGGACAATCCCCAGGCGCTGGGCGGCTACGCGATCAACTACGAGTACCCACCGGGGTCGCAGGTGGCGGTCAAGCTCACCGGCGACA contains:
- a CDS encoding PASTA domain-containing protein, giving the protein MSATDPLLLPLPLDIPWKRLCISRDMLDTAVCDHKFPPRWKSSITVFGYEPPAEHQPFDDTIISYIKVSCTITGYNPSQEIGPGTYDFTYDPITQKAKLKSVGDYYGCYGAILEVAIKPNAPEPNPDHYPYFIDFQPKKRELYELVTQTGTKLSRSLESVQVTKSGTTATGSEVVDNDTGIDWGTVGGVGGGIAGGALTGGSPIGVAVGSAVGSALGGLVGGDDSPKTINQAQQTNVLTTDKSSEKREEFSHTTQLAQMYHQLTGYHLGTNRALFFMLPRPHIVQADPTFVDGPRVLEGIQEFLLVVARPKSVDGLCIDAYLETAHLFYDTPSPRIENFAEGWEVTAVQFTPTVSLSATYTPPDGWEFDTDNPQALGGYAINYEYPPGSQVAVKLTGDNKAVVTLTVYGQSQKGAFGTTYYVYNPNIVSFDVDFLLRKIDTEPQDIPKTLYVLGRGVCCCDPLDLTTGDSVGQVALVHEAPLASDASIPPAGASGMSMAQANRLTDDIGRQFLRSVNDLNRYARGTVSFVESQFVANAAARRIDRPDHAENQPVQQIRGLDETVRRAIIARGPRLRRAGLLKMSLAELRERFGLSTEQVVHLRRATLWLEEPPPPPEQRWDPPQTWNAREMPSFVGLPLRDAIREIAAAGLRVGDVTQGDSEQPPNTVLEQTPPAVQTRIMGQQAVDLVISTGLSVHLPAVIGQPLTEALCSLRSAGLQSEPSLHFHESEDAESQVLDMSPPARTYVTPHATVTLAVSRRRRR
- a CDS encoding NADH-quinone oxidoreductase subunit A, with protein sequence MNLNEWIFVGLFLAIAWTLPAAPIVLGKILAPQRPNSAKNATYECGVETLGNTWVQFRAQYYIFALVFVLFDVEVVFLFPWALAFGKLGLFAVFEMAVFILLLVAALVYTWRKGALEWV